One stretch of Glycine soja cultivar W05 chromosome 7, ASM419377v2, whole genome shotgun sequence DNA includes these proteins:
- the LOC114418081 gene encoding mediator of RNA polymerase II transcription subunit 15a-like isoform X2, with product MDSNNWRPNQGTNPTMDTSDWRAQLPIDSRQRIVNKIMETLKKHLPVSGPDGLHELRKIAQRFEDKIFTAATSQPDYLRKISLKMLTMETKSQNTLANNMPPNQVGPSNKPPDQGLVLQSQVHNLGQQHSIPLPGQLQPHQQLLSQNVQNNVASQPNLPPVSSLAQTPSQNIVQNSNIQNITGPNSVGTTISQNSNLQNMFPGSQRQMPGRQQIVPPQNSQQYLYQQQFKQKLQLQSQMQQQQQNLLQPNQLQSSQQSIMQTSSVMQPSMMQASSLSSIPQNQQSTNVQQPMQSMPQQHSQVIRHQQQTAVTHQPSLPSQQQQQLMGHQPNTTNMQHAQMLGQQNNVGDIQQPQRMLSQQSNLTNLQQRQQLINQQNNPANIHQQQFGNNGPGLQQQHLLGHESGNADMQTSHHSTHMLQQPKVPMQQQSQQNTSNLLLPHSQQPQPLGSQQQLMPQIHTQSAQLQQQLGLQQQPNPSQRDMQQRIQASGSLLQQQNVLDQKKQLYQTQRTLPETSATSLDSTAQTAQPSGADWQEEVYRKLQTMKESYLPEMNEMYQKIANKLQQHDSLPQQPKSDQIDKLRAYKTMLERMMALLQIPKNNILPNFKEKLGSYEKQIINLINSNRPRKGMNSVQAGQLPPTHMSSMQQPQSQVTQVHSHENQMNPQLQSTNLQGSVPTMQQNNIASLQHNALAGVSTGQQNMMNSMQPVTNLDSGHGNSMNSLQQVPMSSLQQNPVSTPQQTNINSLPSQGGANMIQPNALQSGSSALQHQLKHQQEQQMLQSQQFKQQYQQRQQLMQRQQLLQQQQLHHPAKPQLSSQLQTHQMPQLHQMNDINDIKMRQGMGVKSGVFQQHLTSGQHSTYSHQQLKQGSAFPVSSPQLLQAASPQIQQHSSPQVDQQNHLPSKAKVTTPLQSSNSPFVGPTPSPPLAPSPMPGESEKPIPCVSSISNAANIGHQQTGGAIAPAQSLAIGTPGISASPLLAEFSAPDGAHGNALAATSGKSTVTEQPLERLINAVKSMSSKALSAAVMDIGSVVSMNDRIAGSAPGNGSRAAVGEDLVSMTNCRLQARNFITQDGSNGIKRMKRYTSAIPLNVVPSAGSMNDSIKQLTASETSDLESTATSSVKKPKIEVNHALLEEIREINHQLIDTVVDISNEDVDPTAAVAAAEGAEGIIVKCSFIAVALSPSLKSQYASAQMSPIQPLRLLVPANYPNCSPILLDKFPVESSKENDDLSVKARSKFSTSLRSLSQPMSLGEIARTWDVCARRVISEHAQQSGGGSFSSKYGTWENCLTTN from the exons ATGGATTCCAACAATTGGAGACCTAATCAAGGTACTAACCCCACTATGGATACAAGTGATTGGAGAGCTCAACTACCAATTGATTCACGCCAAAGAATTGTCAACAAAAT AATGGAGACATTAAAAAAACATCTTCCTGTTTCTGGTCCTGATGGATTGCATGAACTTCGGAAGAttgctcaaaggtttgaagacaaGATTTTTACTGCTGCAACAAGCCAG CCTGATTACCTACGGAAAATATCTTTGAAGATGCTTACAATGGAGACTAAATCCCAAAACACCTTGGCTAACAATATGCCACCAAATCAAGTTGGCCCTAGCAATAAACCTCCTGATCAAG gACTTGTTTTGCAGTCTCAAGTTCATAATCTTGGGCAACAACATTCTATTCCTTTGCCTGGTCAGCTCCAGCCACATCAGCAGCTTCTATCtcaaaatgttcaaaataaTGTTGCGTCGCAACCTAACCTTCCACCTGTATCTAGTCTAGCCCAGACTCCCAGCCAAAATATTGTCCAGAACTCCAATATACAGAATATAACTGGGCCAAATTCAGTTGGGACCACTATTAGCCAAAATTCCAACTTACAGAATATGTTTCCTGGTTCTCAGAGACAAATGCCAGGAAGGCAGCAGATTGTTCCCCCACAGAATTCACAGCAATATCTTTACCAACAGCAGTTTAAGCAGAAGCTCCAGCTTCAATCTCAgatgcagcagcaacaacaaaacCTTCTGCAACCAAATCAGTTGCAATCTTCTCAGCAATCTATTATGCAAACTTCATCTGTTATGCAGCCATCCATGATGCAAGCATCTTCTCTATCTAGCATACCACAGAATCAGCAGTCTACTAATGTTCAACAGCCAATGCAGTCCATGCCACAGCAGCATTCACAAGTTATCAGGC ATCAGCAACAAACAGCAGTCACTCATCAGCCAAGCTTACCttcacaacagcaacaacaacttaTGGGGCATCAGCCAAATACAACAAACATGCAACATGCACAGATGCTTGGGCAACAGAACAATGTTGGTGATATACAGCAACCACAGAGGATGCTCTCACAACAGAGTAATCTTACAAACCTGCAACAGAGACAGCAGTTAATAAATCAGCAAAACAACCCAGCAAATATACATCAACAACAATTTGGAAATAATGGCCCTGGGTTACAGCAGCAACATTTGCTCGGACATGAATCCGGCAATGCTGACATGCAAACAAGTCATCACTCTACACACATGTTGCAGCAACCAAAGGTTCCAATGCAGCAACAATCACAACAAAATACATCAAATTTGTTGCTACCTCATTCACAGCAACCACAGCCACTGGGTTCACAACAGCAATTAATGCCACAGATTCACACTCAGTCTGCACAGTTGCAACAGCAATTGGGTTTGCAGCAGCAGCCAAATCCCTCACAACGAGATATGCAGCAAAGAATTCAAGCATCAGGGTCCTTACTTCAACAACAAAATGTTCTTGATCAGAAAAAGCAGTTGTATCAGACTCAAAGAACTCTTCCAGAAACATCAGCAA CTTCTCTGGATTCTACAGCACAGACTGCACAACCAAGTGGGGCTGATTGGCAAGAAGAAGTATACCGGAAG CTCCAAACCATGAAAGAAAGTTACTTACCAGAGATGAATGAAATGTATCAAAAAATTGCTAATAAACTTCAGCAg CATGATTCTCTTCCCCAACAGCCGAAGTCAGATCAGATTGATAAATTGAGGGCATATAAAACAATGTTGGAGCGTATGATGGCACTCCTACAGATTCCCAAGAACAACATTTTGCCTAATTTCAAGGAAAAACTGGGATCATATGAGAAGCAAATTATAAATCTCATAAATTCAAATAGACCCAGGAAAGGCATGAATTCAGTACAGGCAGGACAGCTCCCCCCAACTCATATGTCCTCCATGCAACAGCCACAATCCCAAGTTACTCAAGTACATTCTCATGAAAACCAAATGAACCCTCAATTGCAGTCAACAAATTTACAGGGTTCTGTACCAACCATGCAGCAGAATAATATTGCAAGCTTGCAGCACAATGCTTTGGCTGGTGTATCAACAGGACAACAGAATATGATGAATTCAATGCAACCTGTAACTAATTTAGATTCTGGACATGGAAATTCTATGAACTCCCTTCAACAGGTTCCAATGAGCTCCCTCCAACAAAACCCTGTTAGTACTCCTCAACAGACTAACATTAATTCCTTACCATCACAAGGTGGGGCAAATATGATTCAACCAAATGCCCTTCAGTCAGGTTCCAGTGCACTTCAACACCAACTGAAACATCAGCAAGAACAGCAGATGCTGCAGAGtcaacaattcaaacaacaatatcaGCAGCGACAACAATTGATGCAGAGGCAGCAGCTCCTGCAGCAGCAGCAACTACACCATCCAGCAAAGCCACAGCTATCTTCACAATTGCAGACACATCAAATGCCCCAACTTCACCAAATGAATgatataaatgatataaaaatgcGACAAGGAATGGGTGTTAAGTCAGGTGTCTTTCAGCAGCATCTTACATCAGGTCAACACTCAACATATTCCCATCAACAGCTGAAACAAGGGAGTGCATTTCCTGTTTCTTCACCCCAACTCCTTCAGGCTGCATCTCCTCAGATTCAGCAACACTCATCTCCCCAGGTTGACCAACAAAATCATCTCCCATCCAAAGCAAAAGTCACAACTCCTCTGCAATCTTCTAATTCACCCTTTGTGGGACCTACCCCTTCACCTCCCTTGGCTCCATCTCCTATGCCAGGAGAATCTGAGAAGCCTATTCCTTGTGTTTCATCAATATCAAATGCTGCAAATATTGGACATCAACAAACAGGGGGTGCAATAGCACCAGCACAATCCCTTGCCATTGGGACTCCTGGGATATCAGCCTCTCCTTTATTGGCAGAATTCAGTGCTCCTGATGGTGCACATGGTAATGCTTTAGCTGCCACTTCTGGGAAGTCAACTGTTACAGAGCAGCCTCTTGAACGCCTAATTAATGCG GTGAAATCAATGTCAAGTAAAGCATTAAGTGCTGCAGTCATGGATATTGGTTCAGTTGTCAGCATGAATGATAGAATTGCAGGATCAGCTCCAGGTAATGGATCCAGAGCGGCTGTTGGTGAGGATTTGGTTTCCATGACTAATTGTCGTCTACAGGCTAGAAATTTCATTACTCAAGATGGTTCCAATGGAATTAAGAGGATGAAACGTTACACCAGTGCTATACCCTTGAATGTTGTACCATCTGCTGGTAGCATGAATGATAGTATCAAGCAGTTAACTGCTTCAGAGACTTCTGATCTGGAGTCAACTGCAACATCCAGTGTCAAGAAACCAAAGATTGAG GTTAATCATGCCCTTTTGGAAGAAATAAGGGAGATTAACCACCAACTTATTGACACGGTAGTAGACATAAGCAATGAAGATGTTGATCCAACAGctgctgttgctgctgctgAAGGGGCAGAAGGgatcattgtcaaatgctctttCATTGCCGTGGCTCTCAGCCCTAGCTTAAAATCCCAATATGCTTCAGCACAGATG TCACCTATTCAGCCCCTGCGTTTGCTGGTTCCTGCAAATTATCCTAATTGTTCTCCCATACTCCTAGACAAATTTCCAGTTGAATCCAG TAAGGAGAATGATGATCTTTCAGTGAAAGCAAGGTCAAAGTTTAGCACATCTTTACGCAGTTTATCACAACCTATGTCACTTGGGGAGATAGCAAGGACTTGGGATGTTTGTGCTCGCCGTGTTATTTCTGAGCATGCACAACAGAGTGGGGGAGGAAGCTTCAGCTCTAAGTATGGAACTTGGGAGAATTGCTTGACCACCAACTAA
- the LOC114418081 gene encoding mediator of RNA polymerase II transcription subunit 15a-like isoform X1, producing MDSNNWRPNQGTNPTMDTSDWRAQLPIDSRQRIVNKIMETLKKHLPVSGPDGLHELRKIAQRFEDKIFTAATSQPDYLRKISLKMLTMETKSQNTLANNMPPNQVGPSNKPPDQGLVLQSQVHNLGQQHSIPLPGQLQPHQQLLSQNVQNNVASQPNLPPVSSLAQTPSQNIVQNSNIQNITGPNSVGTTISQNSNLQNMFPGSQRQMPGRQQIVPPQNSQQYLYQQQFKQKLQLQSQMQQQQQNLLQPNQLQSSQQSIMQTSSVMQPSMMQASSLSSIPQNQQSTNVQQPMQSMPQQHSQVIRHQQQQTSIVHQQQTAVTHQPSLPSQQQQQLMGHQPNTTNMQHAQMLGQQNNVGDIQQPQRMLSQQSNLTNLQQRQQLINQQNNPANIHQQQFGNNGPGLQQQHLLGHESGNADMQTSHHSTHMLQQPKVPMQQQSQQNTSNLLLPHSQQPQPLGSQQQLMPQIHTQSAQLQQQLGLQQQPNPSQRDMQQRIQASGSLLQQQNVLDQKKQLYQTQRTLPETSATSLDSTAQTAQPSGADWQEEVYRKLQTMKESYLPEMNEMYQKIANKLQQHDSLPQQPKSDQIDKLRAYKTMLERMMALLQIPKNNILPNFKEKLGSYEKQIINLINSNRPRKGMNSVQAGQLPPTHMSSMQQPQSQVTQVHSHENQMNPQLQSTNLQGSVPTMQQNNIASLQHNALAGVSTGQQNMMNSMQPVTNLDSGHGNSMNSLQQVPMSSLQQNPVSTPQQTNINSLPSQGGANMIQPNALQSGSSALQHQLKHQQEQQMLQSQQFKQQYQQRQQLMQRQQLLQQQQLHHPAKPQLSSQLQTHQMPQLHQMNDINDIKMRQGMGVKSGVFQQHLTSGQHSTYSHQQLKQGSAFPVSSPQLLQAASPQIQQHSSPQVDQQNHLPSKAKVTTPLQSSNSPFVGPTPSPPLAPSPMPGESEKPIPCVSSISNAANIGHQQTGGAIAPAQSLAIGTPGISASPLLAEFSAPDGAHGNALAATSGKSTVTEQPLERLINAVKSMSSKALSAAVMDIGSVVSMNDRIAGSAPGNGSRAAVGEDLVSMTNCRLQARNFITQDGSNGIKRMKRYTSAIPLNVVPSAGSMNDSIKQLTASETSDLESTATSSVKKPKIEVNHALLEEIREINHQLIDTVVDISNEDVDPTAAVAAAEGAEGIIVKCSFIAVALSPSLKSQYASAQMSPIQPLRLLVPANYPNCSPILLDKFPVESSKENDDLSVKARSKFSTSLRSLSQPMSLGEIARTWDVCARRVISEHAQQSGGGSFSSKYGTWENCLTTN from the exons ATGGATTCCAACAATTGGAGACCTAATCAAGGTACTAACCCCACTATGGATACAAGTGATTGGAGAGCTCAACTACCAATTGATTCACGCCAAAGAATTGTCAACAAAAT AATGGAGACATTAAAAAAACATCTTCCTGTTTCTGGTCCTGATGGATTGCATGAACTTCGGAAGAttgctcaaaggtttgaagacaaGATTTTTACTGCTGCAACAAGCCAG CCTGATTACCTACGGAAAATATCTTTGAAGATGCTTACAATGGAGACTAAATCCCAAAACACCTTGGCTAACAATATGCCACCAAATCAAGTTGGCCCTAGCAATAAACCTCCTGATCAAG gACTTGTTTTGCAGTCTCAAGTTCATAATCTTGGGCAACAACATTCTATTCCTTTGCCTGGTCAGCTCCAGCCACATCAGCAGCTTCTATCtcaaaatgttcaaaataaTGTTGCGTCGCAACCTAACCTTCCACCTGTATCTAGTCTAGCCCAGACTCCCAGCCAAAATATTGTCCAGAACTCCAATATACAGAATATAACTGGGCCAAATTCAGTTGGGACCACTATTAGCCAAAATTCCAACTTACAGAATATGTTTCCTGGTTCTCAGAGACAAATGCCAGGAAGGCAGCAGATTGTTCCCCCACAGAATTCACAGCAATATCTTTACCAACAGCAGTTTAAGCAGAAGCTCCAGCTTCAATCTCAgatgcagcagcaacaacaaaacCTTCTGCAACCAAATCAGTTGCAATCTTCTCAGCAATCTATTATGCAAACTTCATCTGTTATGCAGCCATCCATGATGCAAGCATCTTCTCTATCTAGCATACCACAGAATCAGCAGTCTACTAATGTTCAACAGCCAATGCAGTCCATGCCACAGCAGCATTCACAAGTTATCAGGCATCAGCAACAACAGACTTCTATTGTACATCAGCAACAAACAGCAGTCACTCATCAGCCAAGCTTACCttcacaacagcaacaacaacttaTGGGGCATCAGCCAAATACAACAAACATGCAACATGCACAGATGCTTGGGCAACAGAACAATGTTGGTGATATACAGCAACCACAGAGGATGCTCTCACAACAGAGTAATCTTACAAACCTGCAACAGAGACAGCAGTTAATAAATCAGCAAAACAACCCAGCAAATATACATCAACAACAATTTGGAAATAATGGCCCTGGGTTACAGCAGCAACATTTGCTCGGACATGAATCCGGCAATGCTGACATGCAAACAAGTCATCACTCTACACACATGTTGCAGCAACCAAAGGTTCCAATGCAGCAACAATCACAACAAAATACATCAAATTTGTTGCTACCTCATTCACAGCAACCACAGCCACTGGGTTCACAACAGCAATTAATGCCACAGATTCACACTCAGTCTGCACAGTTGCAACAGCAATTGGGTTTGCAGCAGCAGCCAAATCCCTCACAACGAGATATGCAGCAAAGAATTCAAGCATCAGGGTCCTTACTTCAACAACAAAATGTTCTTGATCAGAAAAAGCAGTTGTATCAGACTCAAAGAACTCTTCCAGAAACATCAGCAA CTTCTCTGGATTCTACAGCACAGACTGCACAACCAAGTGGGGCTGATTGGCAAGAAGAAGTATACCGGAAG CTCCAAACCATGAAAGAAAGTTACTTACCAGAGATGAATGAAATGTATCAAAAAATTGCTAATAAACTTCAGCAg CATGATTCTCTTCCCCAACAGCCGAAGTCAGATCAGATTGATAAATTGAGGGCATATAAAACAATGTTGGAGCGTATGATGGCACTCCTACAGATTCCCAAGAACAACATTTTGCCTAATTTCAAGGAAAAACTGGGATCATATGAGAAGCAAATTATAAATCTCATAAATTCAAATAGACCCAGGAAAGGCATGAATTCAGTACAGGCAGGACAGCTCCCCCCAACTCATATGTCCTCCATGCAACAGCCACAATCCCAAGTTACTCAAGTACATTCTCATGAAAACCAAATGAACCCTCAATTGCAGTCAACAAATTTACAGGGTTCTGTACCAACCATGCAGCAGAATAATATTGCAAGCTTGCAGCACAATGCTTTGGCTGGTGTATCAACAGGACAACAGAATATGATGAATTCAATGCAACCTGTAACTAATTTAGATTCTGGACATGGAAATTCTATGAACTCCCTTCAACAGGTTCCAATGAGCTCCCTCCAACAAAACCCTGTTAGTACTCCTCAACAGACTAACATTAATTCCTTACCATCACAAGGTGGGGCAAATATGATTCAACCAAATGCCCTTCAGTCAGGTTCCAGTGCACTTCAACACCAACTGAAACATCAGCAAGAACAGCAGATGCTGCAGAGtcaacaattcaaacaacaatatcaGCAGCGACAACAATTGATGCAGAGGCAGCAGCTCCTGCAGCAGCAGCAACTACACCATCCAGCAAAGCCACAGCTATCTTCACAATTGCAGACACATCAAATGCCCCAACTTCACCAAATGAATgatataaatgatataaaaatgcGACAAGGAATGGGTGTTAAGTCAGGTGTCTTTCAGCAGCATCTTACATCAGGTCAACACTCAACATATTCCCATCAACAGCTGAAACAAGGGAGTGCATTTCCTGTTTCTTCACCCCAACTCCTTCAGGCTGCATCTCCTCAGATTCAGCAACACTCATCTCCCCAGGTTGACCAACAAAATCATCTCCCATCCAAAGCAAAAGTCACAACTCCTCTGCAATCTTCTAATTCACCCTTTGTGGGACCTACCCCTTCACCTCCCTTGGCTCCATCTCCTATGCCAGGAGAATCTGAGAAGCCTATTCCTTGTGTTTCATCAATATCAAATGCTGCAAATATTGGACATCAACAAACAGGGGGTGCAATAGCACCAGCACAATCCCTTGCCATTGGGACTCCTGGGATATCAGCCTCTCCTTTATTGGCAGAATTCAGTGCTCCTGATGGTGCACATGGTAATGCTTTAGCTGCCACTTCTGGGAAGTCAACTGTTACAGAGCAGCCTCTTGAACGCCTAATTAATGCG GTGAAATCAATGTCAAGTAAAGCATTAAGTGCTGCAGTCATGGATATTGGTTCAGTTGTCAGCATGAATGATAGAATTGCAGGATCAGCTCCAGGTAATGGATCCAGAGCGGCTGTTGGTGAGGATTTGGTTTCCATGACTAATTGTCGTCTACAGGCTAGAAATTTCATTACTCAAGATGGTTCCAATGGAATTAAGAGGATGAAACGTTACACCAGTGCTATACCCTTGAATGTTGTACCATCTGCTGGTAGCATGAATGATAGTATCAAGCAGTTAACTGCTTCAGAGACTTCTGATCTGGAGTCAACTGCAACATCCAGTGTCAAGAAACCAAAGATTGAG GTTAATCATGCCCTTTTGGAAGAAATAAGGGAGATTAACCACCAACTTATTGACACGGTAGTAGACATAAGCAATGAAGATGTTGATCCAACAGctgctgttgctgctgctgAAGGGGCAGAAGGgatcattgtcaaatgctctttCATTGCCGTGGCTCTCAGCCCTAGCTTAAAATCCCAATATGCTTCAGCACAGATG TCACCTATTCAGCCCCTGCGTTTGCTGGTTCCTGCAAATTATCCTAATTGTTCTCCCATACTCCTAGACAAATTTCCAGTTGAATCCAG TAAGGAGAATGATGATCTTTCAGTGAAAGCAAGGTCAAAGTTTAGCACATCTTTACGCAGTTTATCACAACCTATGTCACTTGGGGAGATAGCAAGGACTTGGGATGTTTGTGCTCGCCGTGTTATTTCTGAGCATGCACAACAGAGTGGGGGAGGAAGCTTCAGCTCTAAGTATGGAACTTGGGAGAATTGCTTGACCACCAACTAA